ACCTTCTTAACGCCTCGGGTAGAGGAAGGGCCCCTTGTTAACGGTCGGCGTTGAACCTTTCGCGCCTCGCAGCCGAACTAGGAGGTGTGGCCGGAATCGGTGCCGGCCGCGTCGACACGGATGGGGGCACGAGATGGCGAGCACGCACGGCGGTGGCCGCCGGCAGCGGATCGCGGCGGTGACCGCGCTGACCGCGGCCGGGCTGCTGCTCTGGCCCGGTACGGCGCACGCGGTGGACGTGACGACCACTCCGAACCAGGCCCGGCAGGGCGACGCGGTACGGCTGGAGTTCACCGTGCCGGAGGAGCGGGCCGGTACGACGACCCGCCAGATCGAGGTTCGGTTGCCCGCCGACGCGCCGGTCGCCGAGGTGTACCCGATGTCGGTGACCGGTTGGGCGCCCCGGATCAGTTCCCGCACGCTGGACCGGCCGGTGGCCGGCATCCACTCCTCCGGGGTGAGCACGGTGACCACCGCGGTGACCTGGATCCGGGTCGGCGAGGGTGAGCCGGGCCCCGCCCGGCTGGCGCTGTCCATGGGCCCGCTGCCACAGGTCGAGCGGCTCACCTTCGAGGTGGTCCAGACGTACGCCGACGGCACGGTCGTCCGCTGGGCGGACGCCACCGGTGCGCACCGGGCCCCGGTGCTCACCCTGCTGCCGGCGGCGGCGGGCGCGGCCGGCCCGGCCGGGCACGGCGGGCACGGCGCCCCGGCGGCCGGGGCAGCGGCCGATCCCGACGCCGGTGGCGACGCCGCGCCGGCGGACCGCGCGGGCGGCACCGGCGAGGAGTCCGGCAGCGCCGACGTCATGCTGGCCGCCGGGCTGCTGGCCGGGCTGGGCGGCGGCGCGGCGATCGGCTGGCTGGTCAGCCGGTGGCGCCGGCGCGACCCGGCCGAGCGCGCGGCGCTGGCCGAGGTGACCGGCGGAAGCGACGACGATCCCGCGCCGACCGATACGAAGCCGGGTGATTCGGTACCGGGTGACTCGGTGCCAGCGGCGTCTGGGGCGTCTGGGGCGTCAGCACCCACCGAAGCGGAGCCGACGGCGGTCGCCACCCCGGTCCGCGCCGGCTGAAGCCAGCCCGCGCCGTGCGCGGCCCGCAGCGTGGGCGCCCGCGCCGGTCGGCGGTCCACACCGTCAGCGGCCCACCGTCGGCGGCCACACACGGTCTGCGGCCGTAGCTTCGGGCCCGCATCCAGGGCCGCCGACGGTCACGGGACCGCCGTTGCTCTGCTTCAACCCACGCAACGGTTCGGGGCCGTGACTGTTGCGTCGGTTGAAGCAGAGCAGAGGGCCCGAGGGGACAGGGCGCGGTCGGTCGGTGGTCCGAGACGGCTCCGACACGGCGACGACGTCGGAGTGCCAAGGAGATCAGAGCGCCCGGAACGTCAGAGCGCCCAGGAGGGCAGCGGCTCGCGGGCGGCCAGCCACGGCTCGGGCACACCGCCCGGCGTGCCGACACCCGTGTGCGCCGCCACCACCGCGCCCACGATGGCGGCCGTGGTGTCCACGTCCCCGCCGGCCTGCACGCAGACCCGGATCGCCGCCGGGTAGTCGTCCAGATGGGTGGCGGCCACCCAGAGGGTGAACCCGACGGTGTCCTGGGCGGTCACCCGGGAGCCGTTGCCGAGCGCCGCCACCACCCGGGACAGCGGGCGGCCGAGCAGCCCGGCCGCCCGGTTCACGCTGCGGTGCACCTCGGTGCCCGGATCGACCGCACCGGCGATCCCGGCGAGCAGCCGCTCCGGGGCCGGCCGGTGCCCGTCGAGGCGGGCCCGGGCGGCCAGCGCGGCGGCGACCGCCACCGCGACCGCACCGGCGATCCCCTCCGGGTGCGCGTGCGTCACCTCGGCCGAGGCGCGGGCCTGGGCCGCGGCGCGGACGGTCGAGTCGGCGAAGTACGCGCCCAGTGGCCCCACCCGCATCGCCGCGCCGTTGCCGCAGGAGCCCTGGCCGTCGAAGGCGGACGCGGCGGCCACCGGCCACGGCGTACCGGTGCGGATCAGCCGCAGGATCAGCATCGCCCCCGCCCCGTAGCCGCGGCGCGGATCGCAGCGCTGGGCGAACGCCAGGGCCAGCCGGTCCCGGTCGACGCCGCCGGACTCCGCCAGCCCGGCGAGGACCGAGCAGGCCATCTCGGTGTCGTCGGTCCACTCCCAGGGCGCCGGCGGCAGGACGCCCGCCGCAAGGTCCGCCGGGCGTGCCCCGGGAACGAAGTACCGCGCGCCGAGCGCGTCGCCGGTGGAGAGACCGGCGAGGCTGTCCCGGGCGAGCGCCAGGCGGGCATCGGCGAACAGGGTGAAGGACATCGTCGTACCAGCTTGCCCGCTCCTCAGGTACGCCGCAACGCGATCAACTTGCCAGGCCAAGTACGGTCTTGGGGTGGCCTCCGTGCTCCTGGTCGAAGACGATCACGTCGTACGCGGCGCGATGCTGCGGTCCCTCGCCGACCGGGGGCATGCCGTGCACGCCGTGGGCACCGCGCTGGACGCCCTGCGCCGGGTCGCCGCGGAGACGCCCGACCTGGTGGTGCTGGACCTGGGCCTGCCCGACCTGGACGGCTCGGACGCGCTGCGGATGCTGCGCGGCATCACCGACGTCCCGATCATCATCGCCACCGCCCGTGACGACGAGCAGTCGGTGGTCAAGCTGCTGCGCGCCGGCGCCGACGACTACATGGTCAAGCCGTTCACCGGTGCGCACCTGGACGCCCGGATCACCACCGTGCTGCGCCGGGCAGGTCGGGCCAGCCGGACTGTGCAACCCGCGGTGCACACCGTCGGCGGGCTGCGCGTGGATGTCGGCGAGCGCAGCGCCCACCTCGACGGGGAGCCGCTGGCGCTGACCCGCAAGGAATTCGACCTGCTGGCGTATCTCGCCGCACGACCCGGGCGGGTAGTGTCCCGCCGGGAGCTCTTGGAGGAGGTATGGCGGCAGCCGTCGGTCGGCGAGGATCAGACCATCGACGTTCACCTGTACTGGCTTCGCCGAAAGATGGGCGAGTCCGCGGCGAAGCCGCGCTACCTGCGCACCGTGCGGGGGGTCGGGTTCCGGCTGGTGGCACCGGACTGAGGACGGCGCTGGCCCTGCTCACGGCCGGCATGTGCAGCCTCGTCGCGCTCGCCTTCCTGATTCCGCTCGGGCTGAGTCTGCGGGAACAGACCCGGGAGGAGGCGATCGGCGACGCCGCTCGACGGAGCACGCTGGTGACCGGGGCGCTGGCGGTGAGCACGGAGCCCGCGGTGGTCGAGCGGGCCGTGGTGGCCAGCGGCGAGGGCGCTCCGGCCCGACCGGTGGTGCACGGGCTGGGTCTCGACGAGTCCGCCGGACGGGCCAGCGACGCCGACCTGGACCAGGCACGCGCCGACCGGCGCTCTCTGGTTGTCGACGTCGACGGCGGGGTGGTCCGGCTCGACCCGGTGGTCCTCGGTGACCGGACGGCCGTGGTCGAGGTGTTCGTGCCGGCCTCCGCGCTGGGCGAGGGTGCCGGCGGCACCTGGCTGCTGCTGTTCGCGGTCGGCGCGGCGATGGCCGGCGCGGCGGTGCTGGTCGTGGACCGGGTCGCCGCCCGCGCGGTTGACTCGACCAAGGGCCTGGTCAAGGCCGCGCTCTCGGTCGGCGACGGCGACCTGGGGGTACGCGTGGAGCCGACCGGCCCACGCGAGCTGGCCGAAGCCGGGTACGCCTTCAACCGGATGGCCGACCGCCTGGACGCGGCCCGCACCGACGAACGGGAGCTGGTGGCCGACCTGTCGCACCGGCTGCGTACCCCGCTGACCGTGCTGCGTCTCGACGCGGAGGCGTTGGAGTCCGACGACACCAGCGTGGGTTCGTTCTCCGAGGCGGAGCTGGACCGGCGACGTGGCATCCGGCGGATCCGGCAGGCGATCGTCACCCTGGAGGGTGAGATCGACGTGCTGATCAAGACCACCCGCAAGGCGGTGGCCCACGAGGCCGGGCCGGCGATGTGCGACGTCAGCGAGGTGGTTCGGGACCGGATGGTGTTCTGGGCGGCGCTGGCCGGCGACCAGAACCGGCCACACCGGGTCAACGGCGCGCAGCTGCGCATCCCGGCGCCGGTGCCGCGGGCCGAGCTGGCCGCCGCGCTGGACGCGGTGATCGGCAACGTCTTCCGCTACACGCCGCAGGGCACCGCGTTCGAGGTGGCCGTGTCCCGCCGGGACGGCTATGTGGCGATCCGGATCGACGACGCCGGCCCCGGTATCGCCAACCCGGACCGGGCTCTGCGCCGGGGCGCCAGTGACCAGGGCTCGACCGGGCTCGGGCTGGACATCGCCAAGCGGGTGGCGTTGCAGGCCAACGGCTCGGTGAGCATCGACCGCGCCCGGCTGGGCGGGGCCAGCGTGGTGATGCTGCTCGCCGACCCGGAGGCGACGCCCCGGCAGGTCAGCCGCTTCGGTCTGGTCGGTCGGATGGCCCGCGACGCCCGGGACCAGAAGTCCACCGGCCGTCGGTGGCCCCGCCAGCGGCCCACCGACGACTGACCGGCCCGGGGCTGTGGCCCGGCGCAAGTCTTCCTTAGATCGCGGTTAACGACGGCGGCGAAGCCGCCACGGGCTGTCAGGATCAGAGC
Above is a window of Micromonospora coriariae DNA encoding:
- a CDS encoding HAMP domain-containing sensor histidine kinase, whose product is MCSLVALAFLIPLGLSLREQTREEAIGDAARRSTLVTGALAVSTEPAVVERAVVASGEGAPARPVVHGLGLDESAGRASDADLDQARADRRSLVVDVDGGVVRLDPVVLGDRTAVVEVFVPASALGEGAGGTWLLLFAVGAAMAGAAVLVVDRVAARAVDSTKGLVKAALSVGDGDLGVRVEPTGPRELAEAGYAFNRMADRLDAARTDERELVADLSHRLRTPLTVLRLDAEALESDDTSVGSFSEAELDRRRGIRRIRQAIVTLEGEIDVLIKTTRKAVAHEAGPAMCDVSEVVRDRMVFWAALAGDQNRPHRVNGAQLRIPAPVPRAELAAALDAVIGNVFRYTPQGTAFEVAVSRRDGYVAIRIDDAGPGIANPDRALRRGASDQGSTGLGLDIAKRVALQANGSVSIDRARLGGASVVMLLADPEATPRQVSRFGLVGRMARDARDQKSTGRRWPRQRPTDD
- a CDS encoding ADP-ribosylglycohydrolase family protein, encoding MSFTLFADARLALARDSLAGLSTGDALGARYFVPGARPADLAAGVLPPAPWEWTDDTEMACSVLAGLAESGGVDRDRLALAFAQRCDPRRGYGAGAMLILRLIRTGTPWPVAAASAFDGQGSCGNGAAMRVGPLGAYFADSTVRAAAQARASAEVTHAHPEGIAGAVAVAVAAALAARARLDGHRPAPERLLAGIAGAVDPGTEVHRSVNRAAGLLGRPLSRVVAALGNGSRVTAQDTVGFTLWVAATHLDDYPAAIRVCVQAGGDVDTTAAIVGAVVAAHTGVGTPGGVPEPWLAAREPLPSWAL
- a CDS encoding response regulator transcription factor, with the translated sequence MASVLLVEDDHVVRGAMLRSLADRGHAVHAVGTALDALRRVAAETPDLVVLDLGLPDLDGSDALRMLRGITDVPIIIATARDDEQSVVKLLRAGADDYMVKPFTGAHLDARITTVLRRAGRASRTVQPAVHTVGGLRVDVGERSAHLDGEPLALTRKEFDLLAYLAARPGRVVSRRELLEEVWRQPSVGEDQTIDVHLYWLRRKMGESAAKPRYLRTVRGVGFRLVAPD
- a CDS encoding DUF1775 domain-containing protein; the encoded protein is MASTHGGGRRQRIAAVTALTAAGLLLWPGTAHAVDVTTTPNQARQGDAVRLEFTVPEERAGTTTRQIEVRLPADAPVAEVYPMSVTGWAPRISSRTLDRPVAGIHSSGVSTVTTAVTWIRVGEGEPGPARLALSMGPLPQVERLTFEVVQTYADGTVVRWADATGAHRAPVLTLLPAAAGAAGPAGHGGHGAPAAGAAADPDAGGDAAPADRAGGTGEESGSADVMLAAGLLAGLGGGAAIGWLVSRWRRRDPAERAALAEVTGGSDDDPAPTDTKPGDSVPGDSVPAASGASGASAPTEAEPTAVATPVRAG